Proteins encoded by one window of Cucurbita pepo subsp. pepo cultivar mu-cu-16 chromosome LG14, ASM280686v2, whole genome shotgun sequence:
- the LOC111810403 gene encoding cation/H(+) antiporter 18-like produces MAVNTTVVAGCPAAMKATSNGVFQGDNPLDFALPLAILQICLVVILTRLLGLLLRPLRQPRVIAEIVGGILLGPSAVGRSHEFLHRVFPAKSLSVLDTLANLGLLFFLFLVGLELDPHSLRRTGKGAMSIAAAGITLPFLLGIGTSYVLRSTISKGVDGPPFLVFMGVALSITAFPVLARILAELKLLTTNVGRMAMSAAAVNDVAAWILLALAIALSGTGNSPLVALWVFLCGSGFVLLCFFTLPPVFRWISLRCADGEPVSELYICATLSTVLAAGFITDLIGIHALFGAFVVGVLVPKDGPLAGALVEKVEDLVSGLFLPLYFVSSGLKTDITTIKGAQSWGLLVLVVVTACFGKIIGTISVALLCKMPFRESLALGFLMNTKGLVELIVLNIGKDRKVLNEQTFAILVLMAIITTFITTPIVMAVYKPAKKQSKSDYTNRTIERQDTNSELRILACFHSVTNIPSILNLIEVSRGTEGKEARGRRLCVYAMHLMELTERSSAIVMVHRARKNGLPFWNKGGKSDSDQIVVAFEAFQQLSRVSIRPMTAISPFSNMHEDVCNSAERKRAAIIILPFHKHQRFDGSLETTRADFRWVNQKVLEQPPCSVGILVDRGLGGGSHICASNVSSTITVFFFGGRDDREALAYGRRMAEHPGITLNVVRFLPSSDMGVESTVVDIDQTILTEFKEKKTEDESVRYEERAVGKGSEAVEVIKEFSRCHLILVGQAPEGPVFESLHLKINAEFSELGPVGGLLTSPELSTAASVLVVQQFRGPLVPSPSTSTAMVLPEDVE; encoded by the exons ATGGCGGTCAATACGACAGTGGTGGCTGGCTGTCCGGCGGCAATGAAAGCGACGTCGAACGGCGTGTTTCAAGGCGACAACCCTCTCGACTTTGCTCTCCCTTTGGCTATTCTTCAAATATGTTTGGTAGTGATTCTTACGCGTCTTCTTGGTTTGCTTCTCCGACCGCTTAGACAACCTCGAGTCATTGCTGAGATTGTC GGCGGAATATTGCTGGGACCGTCGGCGGTAGGGCGGAGCCACGAATTCCTACACAGAGTATTTCCGGCGAAAAGCTTATCGGTTTTGGACACGTTGGCGAATTTGGGTCTTTTGTTCTTCCTATTTCTGGTGGGGTTGGAGTTAGATCCCCACTCCCTCCGCCGTACCGGAAAGGGTGCAATGTCTATAGCCGCCGCCGGAATCACCCTCCCTTTCCTCCTCGGCATTGGCACCTCCTATGTCCTCCGCTCCACCATCTCCAAAGGCGTCGACGGCCCTCCTTTTCTCGTTTTCATGGGCGTAGCTCTCTCCATTACTGCTTTCCCTGTCCTCGCCCGCATCCTCGCCGAGCTCAAGCTCTTAACCACCAACGTTGGTCGAATGGCTATGTCCGCCGCCGCCGTTAACGACGTCGCCGCCTGGATTCTCCTCGCCCTTGCCATCGCCCTCTCCGGCACCGGCAACTCCCCTCTTGTTGCCCTCTGGGTCTTCCTCTGTGGCTCTGGTTTTGTCCTGCTCTGCTTCTTCACTCTCCCGCCGGTCTTCCGGTGGATATCTCTCCGTTGCGCCGACGGCGAGCCGGTTAGCGAACTCTACATTTGCGCCACTTTATCCACCGTCTTGGCCGCTGGATTCATCACCGATTTAATCGGAATCCATGCTCTGTTCGGCGCTTTCGTCGTCGGCGTCCTCGTCCCAAAAGACGGCCCACTCGCCGGAGCTCTCGTCGAGAAAGTCGAAGATCTGGTCTCGGGGTTATTCCTCCCTCTGTATTTCGTATCAAGTGGATTGAAAACCGACATTACGACAATCAAAGGAGCTCAATCATGGGGTCTTCTCGTACTCGTCGTTGTCACCGCTTGTTTTGGGAAAATCATCGGCACAATATCAGTGGCTCTGCTTTGCAAGATGCCATTCCGTGAATCTCTGGCTTTAGGATTCTTAATGAACACAAAAGGGCTTGTGGAATTGATCGTCCTCAACATTGGGAAAGACAGAAAAGTTTTAAACGAACAAACCTTTGCAATTCTTGTTCTAATGGCGATCATCACAACCTTCATCACTACCCCAATTGTAATGGCGGTTTACAAGCCGgccaaaaaacagagcaaatcCGATTACACGAACAGGACAATCGAGCGCCAGGACACCAATTCTGAGCTGCGGATTTTGGCTTGCTTTCACTCTGTTACCAATATCCCTTCAATTTTGAATCTAATTGAGGTTTCCCGTGGGACGGAGGGGAAAGAAGCCCGTGGTCGGCGGCTTTGCGTTTACGCAATGCATTTAATGGAGCTGACGGAGAGGTCGTCCGCCATTGTTATGGTCCACCGAGCTCGAAAAAATGGCCTACCCTTCTGGAATAAAGGAGGAAAGTCCGATTCCGACCAAATCGTTGTGGCATTTGAGGCTTTTCAGCAACTAAGTCGAGTGTCTATTCGTCCAATGACAGCGATTTCTCCGTTCTCCAACATGCACGAAGATGTCTGCAACAGCGCCGAGAGGAAACGCGCCGCCATTATCATCCTCCCATTCCACAAACACCAAAG GTTCGATGGATCTTTGGAGACGACACGAGCTGATTTCCGATGGGTAAATCAAAAAGTGCTAGAGCAGCCACCATGCTCTGTCGGGATCTTGGTCGACAGAGGTTTAGGAGGCGGTTCCCATATCTGTGCTAGCAATGTCTCATCCACCATAACCGTCTTCTTCTTCGGCGGCCGAGACGACCGTGAAGCTCTCGCCTACGGTCGGAGAATGGCAGAGCATCCGGGAATAACACTAAACGTGGTTCGCTTCCTTCCCAGCTCCGACATGGGCGTGGAATCCACGGTGGTTGACATTGATCAAACAATACTGACGGAGTtcaaggagaagaaaacagaggacGAGTCGGTGAGGTACGAGGAGAGGGCGGTGGGGAAAGGCAGCGAGGCGGTTGAAGTAATCAAGGAGTTCAGTCGATGCCATTTGATATTGGTCGGTCAGGCGCCGGAAGGGCCAGTCTTTGAGAGCCTCCATTTGAAGATCAATGCCGAGTTCTCGGAGTTGGGTCCCGTCGGCGGCTTGTTGACATCACCGGAGCTCTCGACGGCAGCTTCCGTGTTGGTGGTGCAACAGTTTCGAGGTCCGTTGGTGCCATCTCCGTCGACGtccacagccatggtcttgcCGGAAGACGTtgagtaa
- the LOC111810911 gene encoding cation/H(+) antiporter 18-like: protein MATNATVSGACPASMKATSNGVFQGDNPLNYALPLAILQICLVVLLTRLLSILLRPIRQPRVIAEIVGGILLGPSALGRNVNYLHTIFPARSITVLDTLANLGLLFFLFLVGLELDPKALRRTGKRAMCIAFAGITLPFVFGIGTSFVLRSTISKGVNQGALLVFMGVALSITAFPVLARILAELKLLTTDVGRMAMSAAAVNDVAAWILLALAISLSGTGQSPFVSLWVFLSGSAFVVLCICSAPPLFRWMSQRCSEGEPVKELYICATLSLVLAAGFITDLIGIHALFGAFVIGVLVPKEGPFAVALVEKVEDLVSGLFLPLYFVSSGLKTDVATIRGAQSWGLLVLVIFNASFGKIVGTVSVALLCKMPIKESVALGVLMNTKGLVELIVLNIGRDRKVLNDQSFAIMVLMAIFTTFITTPVVIAVYKPEKKQSKSNYKHRTLERENPNSELRILACFHSFSNIPATINLIEASRGIEKKEGLCVYALHLMELTERSSAILMVHKARKNGVPFWNKGRADSNQIVVAFEAFRQLSRVSIRPMTAISALSNLHEDICNSAETKRAAIIILPFHKHQRLDGSMETTRTDYRSVNRKVLELAPCSVGILIDRGLGGGSHVCASNVSSTVTVFFFGGRDDREALAFGKRMSEHPGISLHVVRFSPSADFAAESVTVDVKDNGSTDSDADKMALASIVYEERYVTKGSQAVEAMKEFNKCNLILVGRTPEGEVVRSLNMNVVEGSELGPVGGVLALPEFSTMASVLVVQQFHGDLQLIADSASKGESTEEER, encoded by the exons ATGGCGACCAATGCGACCGTGTCCGGTGCTTGTCCGGCGTCCATGAAGGCCACCTCTAATGGCGTCTTCCAAGGCGATAACCCTTTGAATTATGCTCTCCCTCTCGCCATCCTTCAGATTTGTCTCGTCGTCCTCCTCACTCGACTCCTTTCCATTCTTCTTCGCCCCATTCGTCAGCCTCGTGTCATTGCTGAGATCGTC GGCGGGATCTTGCTGGGTCCGTCGGCGCTTGGCCGGAACGTGAATTACTTACACACAATCTTTCCGGCGAGGAGTATCACTGTATTGGACACGTTAGCCAATTTGggtcttctcttcttcctgttTTTGGTGGGGTTGGAGTTGGACCCAAAAGCTCTCCGCCGTACCGGAAAACGAGCGATGTGCATTGCCTTTGCCGGAATCACTCTCCCGTTTGTCTTTGGCATTGGCACCTCATTTGTGCTCCGATCGACCATCTCCAAAGGCGTCAATCAAGGTGCACTGCTCGTCTTCATGGGTGTAGCTCTTTCCATTACTGCGTTTCCTGTTCTGGCTAGAATTTTGGCTGAGCTTAAGCTTTTAACGACGGATGTTGGTCGGATGGCTATGTCGGCTGCCGCTGTTAACGATGTCGCGGCATGGATCCTTCTAGCATTGGCAATTTCACTCTCCGGCACCGGACAATCCCCTTTTGTTTCCTTATGGGTTTTTCTCTCTGGCTCTGCTTTTGTCGTGCTTTGCATTTGCTCTGCTCCACCTCTGTTCCGGTGGATGTCGCAACGGTGCTCCGAAGGCGAGCCGGTGAAGGAGTTATACATTTGTGCTACTTTGTCTCTGGTTTTGGCGGCTGGGTTCATTACGGATTTGATCGGAATCCATGCCTTGTTCGGAGCTTTTGTGATCGGAGTTTTGGTTCCGAAAGAAGGCCCATTCGCCGTCGCTCTAGTGGAGAAAGTTGAAGATCTCGTGTCGGgtctttttcttccattatACTTCGTTTCCAGTGGATTGAAAACAGATGTTGCAACAATTCGAGGAGCTCAATCATGGGGTCTGCTCGTTTTAGTCATTTTCAATGCTAGTTTCGGTAAAATCGTCGGAACTGTCTCTGTTGCTCTGCTCTGCAAAATGCCAATTAAAGAATCAGTAGCTTTGGGGGTTTTGATGAACACGAAAGGCTTGGTGGAATTAATTGTTCTTAACATTGGAAGAGACAGGAAGGTTTTGAATGATCAATCATTTGCGATTATGGTTCTAATGGCGATCTTCACAACGTTCATAACAACCCCTGTTGTTATAGCTGTTTATAAGCCggagaaaaaacagagcaaatcaaattacaaacATAGAACactcgaaagagaaaatcCCAATTCTGAGCTTCGAATTCTTGCTTGTTTCCACTCATTTAGCAACATTCCGGCGACGATTAATTTAATCGAGGCATCCCGAGGAATTGAAAAGAAGGAAGGGCTCTGTGTTTATGCTCTGCATTTAATGGAGCTAACAGAGAGATCCTCTGCCATTCTTATGGTTCATAAAGCAAGGAAAAATGGCGTACCCTTTTGGAACAAAGGCCGTGCCGATTCAAACCAGATCGTCGTTGCCTTCGAGGCATTCCGACAGCTCAGCCGTGTTTCAATCCGGCCAATGACCGCCATTTCTGCTCTGTCCAACTTGCATGAAGACATCTGTAACAGCGCCGAGACGAAAAGGGCCGCCATTATTATTCTCCCGTTTCACAAGCATCAAAGATTGGATGGATCCATGGAAACGACAAGGACTGATTACCGGTCGGTCAACCGAAAAGTTCTGGAACTAGCTCCCTGCTCTGTCGGAATTTTGATCGACAGAGGCCTCGGTGGTGGGTCCCACGTCTGCGCTAGTAACGTCTCTTCCACTGTTACCGTGTTTTTCTTCGGCGGTCGTGACGACCGTGAAGCTCTGGCATTTGGGAAAAGAATGTCAGAGCATCCAGGAATCAGCCTACATGTCGTCCGGTTCTCCCCCAGTGCCGATTTCGCGGCGGAATCCGTCACCGTCGATGTAAAAGACAACGGTTCCACCGATTCCGATGCCGATAAAATGGCATTGGCGTCGATTGTATATGAAGAGAGATACGTGACGAAAGGGAGCCAAGCCGTTGAAGCGATGAAGGAGtttaataaatgtaatttgattttggtCGGAAGAACGCCGGAAGGGGAAGTGGTGAGGAGTTTGAATATGAATGTTGTGGAGGGTTCGGAACTTGGGCCGGTCGGCGGCGTGTTGGCGTTGCCGGAGTTCTCGACGATGGCGTCGGTGCTGGTGGTGCAGCAGTTTCATGGTGATTTACAGTTGATCGCGGATTCGGCTTCCAAAGGGGAATCGACTGAGGAAGAACGTTga
- the LOC111810311 gene encoding cation/H(+) antiporter 18-like: protein MASNATTVTKCPSPMKATSNGIFQGDNPLDFALPLVILQICLVVVLTRGLAFLLRPLKQPRVIGEIIGGILLGPSALGRNKNFLHTIFPSNSITLLDTIANIGLLFFLFLVGLELDIKSIRRTGKKALGIAITGICLPFALGIGSSFVLRETISKGVNASAFLIFMGVALSITAFPVLARILAELKLLTTDVGRMAMSAAAVNDVAAWILLALAIALSGSDKSPLTAVWVLLSGCGFVIAAIVILSPVFKWMTKQCFQGEPVREIYICATLAIVLAAGFATDFIGIHAMFGAFVVGVLVPKDGPLVGALVEKIEDLVSGLFLPLYFVSSGLKTNVATIQGAQSWGLLVLVIVTACSGKIIGTFLVSILCKVPVREALALGFLMNTKGLVELIVLNIGKDRKVLNDQTFAIMILMALFTTFITTPLVIAVYKPARSAKIADYKHRKIERKNKNTQLRIMTCFHSAGNIPSIINLLEVSRGTEKDKELCVYAMHLMELSERSSAILMVHKARKNGLPFSIKGRRSDSNHVIVAFEAYQQLSRVFIRPMTAISSMSDIHEDICATAERKRTAIIILPFHKHQRVDGSLETTRSSIRVVNQNVLEHARCSVGILVDRSFGGTTHVSSSHVSLFVTVFFFGGGDDREALSYGIRMAEHPGIRLMVIRFFVEPEPAGEIVSADTVGNSPVKSVSQDDEFLSEFKHDTCKNDSIIYVEKTIRTAAEVMDTVQEMKNCNLYLVGRTPDVKATYILNRSDCPELGPVGNLLTSPNLPILASVLVVQQYRSESLVNSASDSADGESESA, encoded by the exons ATGGCTTCGAATGCTACGACAGTAACCAAATGTCCATCTCCAATGAAAGCAACATCGAACGGCATTTTCCAGGGCGATAATCCTCTTGATTTCGCTCTTCCTCTTGTCATTCTACAAATATGTTTGGTAGTTGTTCTTACTCGTGGTCTTGCTTTTCTTCTGAGGCCGTTAAAACAGCCGCGAGTGATCGGAGAAATCATT GGAGGAATACTTCTAGGACCATCAGCTCTCGGACGTAACAAGAACTTTCTTCATACGATATTTCCATCCAATAGTATCACGTTGTTAGATACCATAGCGAACATTGGATTGTTATTCTTTCTGTTTCTTGTGGGTCTCGAGTTGGATATAAAGTCGATACGTCGTACTGGAAAGAAGGCTCTTGGCATTGCCATTACTGGAATTTGCCTTCCGTTTGCATTAGGAATTGGATCGTCATTTGTTCTTCGAGAAACCATATCCAAAGGTGTAAATGCTTCTGCGTTTCTCATATTCATGGGTGTTGCACTTTCGATAACGGCATTTCCCGTCTTAGCTCGTATTCTTGCCGAGCTTAAACTACTGACAACTGATGTTGGTAGGATGGCTATGTCTGCTGCAGCAGTAAACGACGTAGCTGCCTGGATTCTCCTTGCTCTCGCCATTGCGTTATCTGGTTCTGATAAATCTCCCCTAACTGCAGTTTGGGTCCTTTTATCTGGCTGTGGCTTTGTTATAGCTGCTATTGTCATTTTATCCCCTGTTTTCAAATGGATGACCAAGCAGTGTTTTCAAGGGGAGCCGGTACGTGAAATCTACATATGCGCTACATTGGCGATCGTCCTAGCTGCTGGATTTGCCACGGATTTTATCGGTATACATGCTATGTTTGGAGCTTTTGTTGTCGGAGTATTAGTTCCAAAGGATGGACCATTAGTAGGTGCATTGGTAGAGAAAATAGAGGATCTTGTTTCTGGTCTATTCCTGCCTCTTTACTTTGTCTCAAGTGGATTGAAGACTAATGTAGCCACAATTCAAGGAGCACAGTCCTGGGGTCTCCTAGTTTTAGTTATCGTTACCGCCTGTTCTGGAAAAATCATCGGCACGTTTCTCGTGTCCATTCTTTGTAAAGTACCCGTTCGTGAGGCTCTTGCATTAGGATTTCTAATGAACACAAAAGGGTTGGTGGAGCTTATTGTTCTCAATATTGGAAAAGACAGAAAG GTTTTGAATGACCAAACCTTTGCTATAATGATTCTAATGGCTCTTTTTACTACTTTCATTACCACTCCCCTTGTCATTGCTGTATACAAACCGGCAAGGAGTGCCAAAATAGCTGATTATAAGCATAGGAagattgaaaggaaaaacaagaacacaCAACTTCGGATTATGACCTGTTTTCATAGTGCAGGAAACATTCCGTCGATTATTAATCTGCTCGAGGTGTCGAGAGGAACCGAGAAGGACAAAGAGCTTTGTGTATATGCAATGCATCTCATGGAGCTGTCCGAGAGGTCCTCGGCCATTTTAATGGTTCACAAGGCGAGGAAAAACGGGTTGCCGTTCTCGATCAAGGGTCGGAGGTCAGATTCCAACCATGTTATTGTCGCATTTGAAGCTTACCAACAACTGAGCAGAGTATTCATTCGACCGATGACGGCGATCTCCTCCATGTCTGATATACATGAAGATATTTGTGCCACTGCTGAGAGGAAAAGAACTGCAATCATAATTCTTCCATTTCATAAGCACCAGAGGGTGGATGGTTCGCTGGAGACTACTCGTAGCAGCATTCGTGTTGTTAATCAGAATGTACTCGAGCATGCTCGATGTTCGGTTGGAATTTTAGTTGATCGTAGTTTTGGTGGAACAACCCATGTTTCATCGAGCCATGTTTCGCTTTTCGTcactgtttttttctttggtggTGGAGATGATCGCGAAGCGCTTTCTTATGGAATTCGTATGGCCGAGCACCCTGGCATTAGATTGATGGTTATTCGTTTCTTCGTTGAACCCGAGCCTGCTGGGGAGATAGTCAGTGCTGATACTGTTGGCAATTCTCCTGTGAAGTCAGTTTCTCAGGATGATGAATTTCTTTCCGAGTTCAAGCACGATACGTGCAAGAACGATTCCATCATATATGTCGAGAAAACCATAAGAACTGCTGCAGAAGTAATGGATACAGTGCAGGAGATGAAAAACTGCAATCTGTATCTCGTTGGCCGAACACCAGATGTCAAAGCGACGTATATCTTAAACAGAAGCGACTGTCCAGAGCTCGGTCCAGTCGGGAACCTGTTGACTTCCCCAAATCTCCCGATTTTGGCGTCGGTTTTGGTGGTGCAGCAATATCGTTCCGAGTCGCTGGTGAATTCAGCTTCAGATTCTGCTGATGGAGAATCAGAATCAGCATAG